Proteins from one Cryptomeria japonica chromosome 4, Sugi_1.0, whole genome shotgun sequence genomic window:
- the LOC131875452 gene encoding uncharacterized protein LOC131875452 — protein sequence MRQHTQGKDLVRAGVTRFATIFLTLQSILAALTSLKQMFVSGEWLNSPYSKKPEGEAVACIVFDNQFAQRAAEIVKVSEPLVRVLRLVDGDKTPMGYLYEAMDRAKESIKNYYKGDRLKFDPIWEIVDRRWNNQLHQPIHAAGYFLNPRFRFGGSYSDSNGEVMEGLSTCIERMVPDVEERDLIVSELQNYEGGRGKLFSSELARRGRTTQTPDAWWQNWGGNTPHLKKFALRVLCQPCSSSNCERNWSLFEAIHTKKRSKLAQKRLNDLVYVQYNLQLRVKKVEELEGGPIDLDDIDPYSDWTSQKQPPLISDTDITDLERQAMEEGGGFGFRLDDIEEDEDEDEDEDSLPVPEAGGDIASSRMEDESQSTIPSEEAQSRPVPQQTYTTRQSRPSSSTSPHVFARAGKRKL from the exons atgagacaacacacgcaagggaaagatttggtgagagctggtgtcacaaggtttgcaacgattttcttgacgttgcaaagcattcttgctgcattgacttctttgaaacaaatgtttgtgagtggagaatggcttaactcaccttattcaaagaagcctgaaggagaggctgtcgcatgcatagtcttcgacaaccaatttgcacaaagggctgcagagattgtgaag gtgtcagagcccttggttcgagttcttcgcttggtggatggggataaaaccccaatgggatatctttatgaggccatggatagggccaaagagtctatcaaaaattactacaagggggataggctcaaatttgatcccatttgggaaattgttgataggaggtggaacaatcagctccaccaacccattcatgcagcagggtacttcctcaaccctcgttttaggttcgggggttcttactcagattcgaatggagaagtcatggagggcctcagtacatgcattgagaggatggtacctgatgttgaggagagagacctcattgtgagtgagctccaaaattatgagggaggaaggggtaagctattctcttcagagctggctaggagaggaagaaccactcaaaccccag atgcttggtggcaaaattggggtggaaacaccccacatctcaaaaaatttgccctcagagtcttatgtcagccttgcagttcatccaattgtgagcgcaattggagcttgtttgaagcaatccacacgaagaagaggagcaagttagcgcagaaacggctcaatgaccttgtctacgtgcaatataatcttcaattgcgcgtaaagaaggtagaggaactagaaggtggtccaattgacttggatgatatagatccttacagtgattggacatcacagaaGCAGCCTCCATTGATTTCCGacactgacatcactgatttggagaggcaggctatggaggaggggggtggatttggtttcaggctggatgacattgaggaggatgaggatgaggatgaggatgaggattcattgccagtgccagaggcaggtggagacatagcttcatccaggatggaggatgagtctcaatcaaccataccgagcgaggaggcacagtcacgcccagtCCCACAGCAAACTTATACGACTAGAcagtctagaccctctagttctacctctccccatgtttttgctagagctgggaagaggaagttgtaa